The DNA segment GGAGGGACAGGGAGCATCCAgaacgaaagaaagagaaaaaagggCGAGGGGAGAGAAGAAGGTGGGACTGGAGAACCTGGGAAAGGAAGAGCGGCGCCGGCAATGACAAGAGGAAAGGGGGAAAAGGAAGGAGAAGGAAGAAGGAACCAAAAGGTGAAATGCTAGAAACAAAAAATAAGTGGGTGAAAAGCAAGGCTTATGATCCATGATTGAAGTTTACAGtttcttgttaaaataaaatttggttgTTCACACTTGATTATTACCTGCTCTGACAAGAAGAGAACAATGTAGCTCACAAGACAATGTTTTTGCAATAACATATCCTATTTCAGAATCAAGAAAAATTCATTGGGAGAGCCAAATTTTTTGGTATAAACCATCGTAGTTGTACTTGGATGCCATGAAAAAATGCACACGCATATGGATTTAAACCTTCAAAACCCCTTGAGGAACAAGggttataaattcatttaaatcCTCTGTAAATCTACAACTAGAATTATAACCCCCAAAAAAACAAATACAGCTATACATTCAAACCCCATCTCTCTTTGCTGCATTGCACAATCAACTCAATCCCTATTCACTACACTACTACTACTCTTACCTAGAGAAGACATGAAACAACCTCGACTGGAACAACCCTTCTTTGATATGGTAGCCTTAGGGCTATATGACTTGTTTTTATGACCACCAAGTCCCCATCCATAGCTCTTACATGATTTCATCTTGGATCTAATATTTAAAGGACCCAACACTTTCTCTGGAAGGTCTTCTATGCTCCTCACGCTTGCTAAAGATGTGAATGATTGAGACTTCCCTTCATAATATTTAGAAAGCCCTCTCCTGCAattccatttatttatatatatattgatcaaaCCATTCATCACAACCTACTACTTAATCTCCTAAACACTTGTAGTTTTGTTGAAATTGTTTACCTGATAGGTAATTGAGCCATGAGGTCGGATAATTCATAAAGAGGTCCattagatgatgatgatgatgatgttgcaGAAGATGCATCCTCAACCATGTCTGATGAAGAAGATATTGAATAAATGGAGTTATCTGAGTTTTCTCCAAGGGAGGATTCACTGGATATTAAATCACACGTTTCATCATTATGATTCCCTCTCCCCATCATCATCAAGTTGCCGCACCATGCTTCATTGCAATCCATTTTCTTCAGATTCATAGCTGGAACAATAACAAGAACAAGAGCAAGATCTGATTTCTGAAAACCCTATGTGCAATTTGGTCTTCTAGGAGGGAGCATACaaatcgatatatatatatatataaagctatTGTTAGCTGATAATAATATGTGGTGGTATTTAAACATATAGAATAAGCTTGAccagtttatttattattttagataataaTTTCTTTTTGGTTTCTTGTATTCCTTTATTCCAAGATTTGTCATTATCATTTTcaccaaaagaagaaaaagatttGTCATTATCATCTCCTAATGGTCTAAATTTAATATGGCTTTCCCATTGTACTAGGACATTTGGATAAGATCTAAATTGAAGGCATCCATATCCTAGTCAgtcacctttttcttttttctttttttttaatttttaggctgAAAATGAGGTTACTATCTTTAGCAACTTTGCTTGAAAAAGCTATGACATATTGCACATATTTCCATGTCCCACAACTCCCAAAGAGGCAATCACATTGGTAGAAAAGGCTTCCGATACTTGAGGAATCAGTGTAGGTGCATTTGGAAAGTTCAATATTTTAGTTTTCTTAACAAATTCTTcacaatttaactaaaattttcaatgaCGAGATATCAAAGTTATTACCATGAAAGAATGTACTATTCTTTCTCTTAGTGAATATTacttcttctctttctcttttacATAAAAAGATATTAAAACTCTAAAAAGTTGAACccaaatttgatttgaaataatGGCAGGTAGTGAGTAATAAAGATTTGACCCCATCCACTCCCTAACAACTGTCTTCTAAGTACGGAGCAAGAAAATGGGATGTGGTCAAAAAGCGAACACATAGGAGCCATTTCCCTAGGATAAGAAGGTTGAGTTGGGGACAAAGGCTAATGTGCCACCGCATCACCCCTCACATTCTTATCCATTTTAATCCCATTTAGCTCAGGATCCTAATTTCTCAACCATTTTTGAAAACTCCTAATCAATCTTCTTACTAATATTAAACATTTGgactaaattcaaatttaacacaaataagtataaaaaaaaaatcatcataatCATATTAGTTATCATTTCAAAGAGTGGGATACATTAGTTTCCTTTCAATTGAGTTGATATTCGAGAATATAATCATCTTTCTCCAATTAATAACTAGATATTATAAAATCTCTGATTCAATTAATATCACAAGCCAATCGCATATCAAttcaattgaaaaattacctaaatttaaatttttatcaaaatcaattatattattataataatatttatattttatcttataaaatattacctaaaatcaataaaaactcatGGTACTTTTTTGTATGTGGTCTAATCTAATATATTAAAACTCTCTCTAAAGTTTGATATAGTGACATCTATTTATTGTTTGGCAAGAAATACTTCATGGGAGGATTAAACTTAAAACTCTACCGCGGTTACTTATGTCATAATGTTCTTGCCACCAAATTCAGAGGTTGTTGGCAgtgattttaaacttttaaatttaaataagttacttaatatataataaatgaaatgttttattatttaacaaataattattatttaatataagtgaaattttatatattaaaatatggaTAAACTATATtagtagtcactcaactattagtaagtGTTTTTGTTGGCCACCTAATTATTCGACTTTTTCTTTATTGGTCACCATGGAAAGAT comes from the Gossypium hirsutum isolate 1008001.06 chromosome A06, Gossypium_hirsutum_v2.1, whole genome shotgun sequence genome and includes:
- the LOC107962710 gene encoding uncharacterized protein, which encodes MNLKKMDCNEAWCGNLMMMGRGNHNDETCDLISSESSLGENSDNSIYSISSSSDMVEDASSATSSSSSSNGPLYELSDLMAQLPIRRGLSKYYEGKSQSFTSLASVRSIEDLPEKVLGPLNIRSKMKSCKSYGWGLGGHKNKSYSPKATISKKGCSSRGCFMSSLGKSSSSVVNRD